A single Defluviitalea saccharophila DNA region contains:
- a CDS encoding EAL domain-containing protein: MIPKIERGDKNSRTNLIHILLVAFLVITILYFVYITGGTKKGFVHLMYVPIILSSLYWGAFIGLIAGMVCGILTGPFMPMDVALGITQDPMNWIFRLLIFSFIGFLTGYMIDRINSLNEEKLERTLKSPFYDLPNAKKLFYDIENKMKSEKNFKLISIKLTNLYDIEKYIDNKLVYEIVNSLAEKLMHTCGHKSVYSYEKDELIVLVCESSSDDYEEKIKGILEYYLDFPMSINEYKIRLAFKVGIYMYQGEDSSPIEIYNKARIAYEQGEVKESGIYYYDVSLANKRREIQSITGTMLESILKHELFVMYQPKIDIVNNKISGVEALVRWKRNGNEFIPPNIFIPIAEEIGFINKISKFVFDCATTQMEIWKSKGMNIKCAVNASVSELNDDSFTSWAGETIDAKNIDRSDFEIEITERAIAYNDHRLIEKINYLKESGYKISIDDFGTGYNSLMSVSEIPFDKLKIDKYFIDRIHKIEVAELVKLFIEYAHTLGKVVIAEGVETEEQINILKRLKCDEVQGYYYSRPLLPEELEEFYLEFNKVNHESA, translated from the coding sequence ATGATCCCAAAAATCGAACGAGGGGATAAAAATAGCCGAACGAATTTAATTCATATCCTGCTGGTTGCCTTTCTGGTTATTACAATCTTATATTTTGTTTATATTACAGGCGGTACAAAAAAGGGTTTTGTACATCTCATGTATGTTCCAATTATTCTGTCTTCGCTCTATTGGGGAGCTTTCATTGGACTGATAGCAGGAATGGTTTGCGGTATATTGACAGGTCCTTTTATGCCCATGGATGTTGCACTGGGCATTACTCAGGATCCAATGAATTGGATTTTTCGTTTGCTGATATTTTCATTTATAGGCTTTTTAACAGGATATATGATAGACAGAATAAATAGCTTAAATGAAGAAAAACTGGAAAGAACCTTAAAAAGCCCTTTTTATGATCTTCCCAATGCAAAGAAGCTTTTTTATGATATTGAAAATAAGATGAAGTCAGAAAAAAACTTCAAATTAATATCCATAAAATTAACAAACTTATATGATATTGAAAAATACATTGACAATAAATTAGTGTATGAAATAGTTAACAGTCTGGCAGAGAAATTAATGCACACTTGTGGACATAAATCTGTCTATTCTTATGAAAAAGATGAGTTGATTGTATTAGTATGTGAAAGTAGTTCAGATGATTATGAAGAAAAAATTAAAGGAATCTTGGAGTATTATCTTGATTTTCCAATGTCAATTAATGAGTACAAAATTAGATTAGCGTTTAAAGTGGGAATTTATATGTATCAAGGTGAAGACAGTTCACCAATTGAAATATACAATAAAGCCCGGATTGCTTATGAGCAAGGAGAAGTAAAGGAATCAGGCATATATTACTATGACGTTAGCTTAGCAAACAAAAGGAGAGAGATACAAAGTATTACTGGAACAATGCTTGAGTCTATCTTAAAACATGAATTATTTGTAATGTATCAGCCCAAAATTGATATTGTAAACAATAAGATTTCAGGCGTTGAAGCATTGGTAAGGTGGAAAAGAAATGGCAATGAGTTTATCCCGCCGAATATTTTTATTCCCATCGCAGAAGAGATTGGGTTTATCAATAAGATTTCCAAGTTTGTTTTTGACTGTGCAACAACACAGATGGAAATTTGGAAAAGTAAAGGGATGAATATTAAATGTGCTGTGAATGCATCTGTAAGCGAGTTGAATGATGATAGCTTTACTTCCTGGGCGGGAGAAACAATAGATGCTAAAAATATTGATCGATCTGACTTTGAAATAGAAATAACAGAAAGAGCCATAGCCTACAACGATCATAGATTAATAGAAAAAATAAATTATTTAAAAGAGAGTGGATATAAAATATCTATTGATGATTTTGGAACGGGTTATAATTCTCTTATGAGTGTTAGTGAAATACCTTTTGATAAATTAAAAATCGATAAATACTTTATTGATAGGATTCATAAAATTGAAGTCGCAGAACTGGTTAAACTTTTTATAGAATATGCCCATACCCTTGGTAAAGTTGTAATTGCTGAAGGGGTTGAGACCGAGGAACAAATAAATATCCTTAAAAGACTAAAATGCGACGAAGTCCAGGGATATTACTATAGCAGGCCTTTATTACCAGAGGAATTAGAAGAATTTTATTTAGAATTTAATAAGGTCAATCATGAGAGTGCATAG
- a CDS encoding EFR1 family ferrodoxin (N-terminal region resembles flavodoxins. C-terminal ferrodoxin region binds two 4Fe-4S clusters.), which produces MVLYFSGTGNTEYIAKLIADGLGDECVDLFDRIRTNDKSPLYSEKTYVICAPIYVCEMPLFLMKYLRSITFNGNNKVYFVFTSGGYCGSAKVQAKLFSRRKNLKCLGCVEFVMPRNYVANNKYAMDDEEVIYSKISESTKKVKQVVEAIKNENRLKTRHVWLFETLIIAPFAPVWTKYKLVAKDFYTTDECVGCRICEKVCPLNNIEVVDKRPEWGESCTHCMACIAKCPKKAIEYGNVTQGKTRYLLKDYVHTKIANQ; this is translated from the coding sequence ATGGTATTATATTTTTCAGGTACAGGAAATACAGAATATATAGCAAAATTGATTGCGGATGGATTAGGTGATGAATGCGTAGATTTGTTTGATAGAATTAGGACTAATGACAAGTCCCCATTGTATTCAGAAAAAACTTATGTTATTTGTGCGCCTATCTATGTTTGTGAAATGCCTTTGTTCTTAATGAAGTATTTAAGATCTATAACCTTTAACGGGAATAATAAAGTATACTTTGTTTTTACAAGCGGTGGTTATTGCGGCAGTGCTAAGGTTCAGGCAAAACTATTTTCAAGGAGAAAAAATTTAAAATGCTTAGGCTGTGTAGAATTTGTAATGCCGAGAAATTATGTTGCCAATAATAAATATGCTATGGATGATGAAGAAGTAATTTATTCAAAAATCTCCGAATCTACCAAAAAAGTAAAGCAAGTGGTTGAAGCTATAAAGAATGAAAATAGACTCAAAACCCGTCATGTATGGCTTTTTGAAACCTTGATTATTGCCCCTTTTGCACCGGTATGGACAAAATATAAACTGGTTGCAAAGGATTTTTATACTACGGATGAATGTGTAGGGTGCCGAATTTGTGAAAAGGTTTGTCCCTTAAATAATATTGAAGTTGTTGATAAAAGGCCGGAGTGGGGAGAAAGCTGCACCCATTGTATGGCATGCATTGCGAAATGCCCTAAAAAAGCAATAGAATATGGCAATGTAACGCAGGGCAAAACAAGATATCTTTTAAAAGATTATGTTCATACTAAGATAGCAAATCAATGA
- the mutT gene encoding 8-oxo-dGTP diphosphatase MutT yields MKTIHVTAGVIIHEDKVLITRRAPNENFAGSWEFPGGKIEPNETPEDCLVREIKEELNIDVSIEKFCTEVTHDYGHMIVHLMTYYCTIIKGDIQISVHDQYKWVKINDLVKYDLLPADIPIVKKIMEEYLDKKQ; encoded by the coding sequence GTGAAAACAATTCATGTTACAGCAGGGGTCATTATCCATGAGGACAAAGTTTTAATTACAAGACGTGCACCAAATGAAAATTTTGCTGGCAGCTGGGAGTTCCCTGGGGGTAAAATTGAACCTAACGAAACGCCAGAAGACTGCCTTGTTCGAGAGATTAAAGAGGAACTCAATATTGATGTCTCTATTGAAAAATTTTGTACAGAGGTAACTCATGATTACGGTCATATGATTGTTCATCTAATGACATATTATTGTACGATAATCAAAGGAGACATCCAGATATCTGTTCATGATCAATACAAATGGGTTAAAATAAATGATTTAGTAAAATACGATCTTTTACCAGCAGATATTCCAATAGTTAAAAAGATTATGGAGGAATACCTGGATAAAAAGCAATGA
- a CDS encoding ABC transporter substrate-binding protein, with product MALLLVAIMAMSVIGCSNSSTEQSKGETPANTQEESTGEEEKVLVVYTARSEELNKAVISEFEKQTGIKVELVTAGTGELLKRAESEKDNPLGDIFWVADRTMLASSEHLFMEYVSSEDGNMMDGFQNTTGYFSPAFSDPPVLIVNTDLLGDIEINGFADLLNPELKGKIAFGDPVNSSSAFQSLVAMLYAMGDNNDPMSDSAWEFVDKFIKNLDGKISNSSSQVYKGVAEGEYIVGLTWEDPAAKYVKEGASVKVVFPEEGTIFPGESVQILKNCKHPENAKKFVDFMLSEEVQNRVGSELTVRPLRKDATLADYMTPQAEIKLFSNYDEGWVAANKVEITNKYSEHLESSMD from the coding sequence ATGGCACTACTATTAGTAGCTATTATGGCAATGTCTGTGATTGGTTGTTCCAATTCAAGCACAGAACAAAGCAAAGGAGAAACGCCAGCTAATACTCAAGAAGAAAGTACCGGTGAAGAAGAAAAGGTATTAGTAGTATATACAGCAAGAAGTGAAGAACTAAATAAAGCAGTGATTTCAGAGTTTGAAAAACAAACAGGAATTAAAGTTGAATTAGTAACAGCAGGCACAGGGGAATTATTAAAACGTGCAGAATCCGAAAAGGATAACCCATTAGGAGATATCTTCTGGGTAGCAGACCGTACAATGCTTGCTTCCTCTGAACACTTGTTCATGGAGTACGTATCTAGTGAAGACGGAAATATGATGGATGGATTCCAAAATACAACTGGATACTTCTCACCAGCATTTTCAGATCCCCCAGTGCTCATTGTTAATACAGATTTATTAGGAGATATAGAAATCAATGGTTTTGCAGATTTGTTAAATCCTGAATTAAAAGGAAAAATTGCTTTCGGTGATCCAGTTAACTCCAGTTCAGCATTCCAATCTTTAGTAGCGATGCTATATGCAATGGGTGACAACAATGATCCAATGTCCGACAGCGCATGGGAATTTGTAGACAAATTTATCAAAAATCTTGACGGCAAAATCAGCAACAGCTCAAGCCAAGTATATAAAGGTGTAGCAGAAGGTGAATATATTGTAGGTCTTACCTGGGAAGACCCAGCTGCCAAATATGTAAAAGAAGGTGCTTCCGTTAAAGTAGTATTCCCAGAAGAAGGAACCATTTTCCCAGGAGAATCTGTACAAATCTTAAAAAACTGTAAACACCCTGAAAACGCAAAGAAATTTGTAGATTTCATGTTATCTGAAGAAGTTCAAAACAGAGTAGGTTCTGAATTAACCGTTCGTCCTCTTAGAAAAGATGCAACATTAGCAGATTATATGACACCTCAGGCAGAAATAAAATTATTTAGTAATTATGATGAAGGATGGGTTGCAGCGAATAAAGTAGAAATTACAAATAAATACAGCGAACATCTTGAATCTTCCATGGATTGA
- a CDS encoding ABC transporter ATP-binding protein, which translates to MSVAINIENVIKRFGKDTVINGLSLDIKPGEFFTLLGPSGCGKTTLLRMIIGFNSIEGGQIKIDGKVINDIPTNKRNMGMVFQNYAIFPHMSVKDNIAFGLKNRKVPKEEIEKKVDEILKVVKIDHLKNRMPQKLSGGQQQRIALARAIVIHPEVLLMDEPLSNLDAKLRTEMRNAIKQIQQQVGITTVYVTHDQEEALAVSDRIAVMNGGVIQQIDTPKNIYQRPANTFVSTFIGLSNIINGVLEGNENGKALLRIGNYKFQMNNIKKDCHPNSEVKVSVRPEEFIINKETEEGIPVVVKSSVFLGVATHYFVETKEGQEIEVIENSDLDELIPNGTKIHLKVQTQKVNVFSEDGSRSFIDREVRS; encoded by the coding sequence ATGAGCGTAGCAATTAATATAGAGAATGTTATAAAGCGTTTTGGAAAAGATACAGTTATCAATGGATTATCTTTAGATATTAAGCCAGGAGAATTTTTTACATTACTTGGACCATCCGGTTGTGGAAAGACTACCCTGCTTCGTATGATTATTGGGTTTAACTCCATTGAAGGTGGTCAAATCAAAATTGATGGGAAGGTCATTAATGATATTCCTACCAATAAAAGAAATATGGGGATGGTGTTTCAAAACTATGCGATATTTCCCCATATGTCCGTTAAAGATAATATCGCTTTTGGTTTAAAAAACAGAAAAGTACCAAAGGAAGAAATTGAGAAAAAGGTAGATGAAATTTTAAAAGTTGTTAAAATAGATCATTTGAAAAATCGTATGCCGCAAAAATTGTCCGGTGGACAGCAGCAGCGTATTGCCTTAGCCAGAGCAATTGTAATTCATCCGGAAGTACTCTTGATGGATGAACCCCTTTCCAACCTGGATGCAAAACTCCGTACAGAAATGAGAAATGCTATAAAACAGATTCAGCAGCAAGTAGGTATTACGACAGTGTATGTAACCCATGATCAGGAAGAAGCATTGGCCGTATCCGACAGAATTGCGGTTATGAACGGTGGAGTGATTCAGCAAATTGATACACCTAAAAATATTTATCAGCGACCAGCTAATACCTTTGTTTCTACATTTATTGGGCTTTCCAATATCATCAATGGAGTCCTAGAAGGCAATGAAAACGGTAAAGCATTACTTCGAATCGGCAATTATAAATTCCAAATGAATAATATCAAAAAAGACTGTCATCCAAATTCTGAAGTTAAAGTTTCCGTTAGACCTGAAGAATTTATAATCAATAAAGAAACCGAAGAGGGAATTCCAGTTGTAGTAAAAAGCAGTGTGTTCTTAGGGGTTGCAACGCACTATTTTGTTGAAACTAAAGAGGGTCAAGAAATAGAAGTAATAGAAAACTCCGATCTTGATGAATTAATTCCAAACGGAACAAAAATTCACTTAAAGGTACAGACACAAAAAGTAAATGTATTCAGTGAAGATGGCAGCAGGAGTTTTATAGATAGGGAGGTTCGTTCATGA
- a CDS encoding iron ABC transporter permease, giving the protein MKSGIKKLNMWQVLAFAILALFLMFVVYPIGLILYKSILMQDGSISFSYFGKFFSKKFYWSTLVNSFKVTIASTLVSAVLGLIMAYVLRSVQIRGSKYLNILIVISYLSPPFIGAYAWVQLLGRNGFITRILNSMFNVQLGGIYGFSGIVLVFSLQSFPLVYMYVSGALKNLDNSLNEAAESLGCSVFQRVTRVIVPLVTPTLLASSLLVFMRVFSDFGTPMLIGEGYKTFPVLLYSQFMGEVSTDDHYAAALCVIVIGITLILFFLQKYIGNKLTYSMSALKPMQAEKATGIRNILAHAFVYLVVLVAVLPQLTVISTSFMETKGASYTGQFTLENYKNILMPKNISTITNTYLFGLAAILLVVVLGVLVSYLTVRKRSFLTSILDTLTMFPYIIPGSVLGISFLYAFNRKPLLLSGTAIIIIISLCIRRMPYTIRSSTAIIGQISPSIEEAAISLGATERKTFLKIMVPMMMAGVLSGAIMSWITLISELSSSIILYTSKTQTLTVAIYAEVIRSNFGNAAAYSTILTFTSVLSLLLFFKVSGNNDISV; this is encoded by the coding sequence ATGAAGAGCGGCATAAAAAAACTAAACATGTGGCAAGTCTTAGCATTTGCCATATTAGCACTGTTTTTGATGTTTGTAGTGTATCCCATAGGTCTTATCTTATATAAAAGTATTTTGATGCAGGATGGAAGTATAAGCTTTTCGTACTTTGGGAAATTCTTTTCCAAAAAGTTTTACTGGAGTACGCTAGTGAACAGCTTTAAAGTAACAATAGCCTCCACATTGGTCTCCGCTGTACTAGGATTAATAATGGCATATGTATTAAGAAGCGTACAGATTAGAGGCAGCAAGTATTTAAACATTCTTATTGTTATCTCTTATTTATCACCTCCGTTTATTGGAGCATATGCATGGGTTCAGCTCCTTGGACGAAACGGATTCATTACCCGAATTTTAAATTCTATGTTTAATGTTCAATTAGGTGGGATTTATGGATTTTCAGGCATTGTACTTGTTTTCTCACTGCAATCCTTCCCCTTAGTGTATATGTATGTTTCAGGGGCATTGAAAAACTTGGATAATTCTTTGAATGAAGCAGCAGAAAGCCTTGGATGTTCAGTATTTCAAAGAGTTACCAGAGTTATCGTACCTTTAGTAACCCCAACATTATTAGCCAGCTCACTGCTAGTGTTCATGCGTGTTTTTTCAGACTTTGGTACACCAATGCTTATTGGTGAAGGGTATAAGACATTTCCGGTATTACTCTACAGCCAGTTTATGGGCGAAGTTAGTACGGATGACCACTATGCAGCAGCTCTTTGTGTGATTGTCATTGGCATTACATTAATTTTATTCTTCTTGCAAAAATATATTGGTAATAAGCTAACCTATTCTATGTCAGCGCTAAAACCAATGCAAGCAGAAAAAGCAACCGGTATTCGCAATATTCTTGCCCACGCATTTGTATATTTGGTTGTATTGGTTGCGGTTTTACCACAGCTCACTGTAATAAGTACTTCGTTCATGGAAACGAAGGGTGCTTCTTATACCGGACAATTTACTTTAGAAAATTATAAAAATATTCTAATGCCGAAAAATATTAGTACCATAACGAACACCTATTTGTTTGGATTGGCGGCCATATTATTAGTTGTAGTTTTGGGAGTATTGGTATCTTATTTGACAGTGCGAAAAAGATCATTTTTAACTTCAATCCTGGATACCTTAACCATGTTCCCATATATTATTCCAGGATCAGTATTAGGTATTTCCTTCTTATATGCATTTAACAGAAAGCCATTACTCCTTAGCGGAACAGCGATTATCATAATTATTTCGCTATGTATCAGAAGAATGCCTTATACCATTCGCTCCAGTACAGCGATCATTGGCCAGATTAGCCCAAGTATTGAAGAAGCTGCAATTAGCTTAGGGGCTACGGAGAGAAAAACCTTCTTAAAAATCATGGTTCCGATGATGATGGCCGGGGTATTATCCGGCGCTATTATGAGCTGGATTACCCTCATTAGTGAATTAAGTTCATCCATCATTTTATACACCAGCAAAACTCAGACATTAACAGTAGCAATTTATGCAGAAGTTATTCGCAGTAATTTTGGAAATGCAGCGGCATATTCAACAATATTGACCTTTACCAGTGTTCTATCTTTACTACTATTCTTTAAAGTATCAGGAAATAATGATATTAGTGTATAA
- a CDS encoding cache domain-containing sensor histidine kinase, translating into MASNRYRTYVQKTFFHYMFAIILFLCVLVFTFLTIDIQWLTKAESQRNSLRIAEILEQEIANYKEGLNVLVSNDEIIKVFKQQTKEQTAKANRLLYDFSNSQGVRGVFALVDVEGNILCSNLYKDNRNIFLQSFLYKSLVPKMLNEPEKTILTPSRLNYSYNQTGDLLIGRTVMDQGDTIGFLFYDLLDEEIYDAVYKYNVDDVILTDQYNNLIFSVSRQSEDFMGKYPIGSFQFEKNQVHITQLNGKQYLIIKNILHDSELHLYTLASINFQQSLFRYAIMFLVIIGFLMLIMLKPLTVHIADKNLYAIEELRKSVLEMGKGNMEYLLRPHVFEEFQELHDTFRNMVLQREDLQRKNSELIERKRVMEIKQLEERINPHFVFNVLETLRYEVLIDPSKASEMIMAFANIMRYNIYYGDTIVPLETDIEYVKDYLLLQKMRYNRRLTYSIDIPEELMECKVPKLVLQPIVENSLKHGMKNVESIHVKITASMEDENLRLSVEDNGIGIEPEILEELKEDLEREDVYKEHIGMYNSHRVVRLLYGPPYGLKIESTYGKGTLVTIVLPINRGNDHA; encoded by the coding sequence ATGGCGTCCAACCGATATAGAACCTATGTACAGAAAACATTTTTCCATTATATGTTTGCAATTATACTGTTTCTTTGTGTATTGGTATTTACATTTCTTACGATTGACATCCAATGGCTTACCAAAGCGGAAAGTCAGAGAAATAGCCTAAGGATTGCAGAGATTTTAGAACAAGAAATAGCCAATTACAAAGAAGGATTAAATGTTCTTGTAAGTAATGATGAAATCATCAAGGTTTTTAAACAACAAACGAAGGAACAGACTGCAAAAGCCAATCGCCTTCTGTATGATTTTTCCAATAGTCAGGGAGTTCGAGGGGTATTTGCTCTTGTAGATGTAGAGGGCAACATCCTTTGCTCGAATCTGTATAAAGACAATAGAAATATATTTTTGCAGAGTTTTCTCTATAAAAGTTTGGTTCCCAAAATGTTAAATGAGCCGGAGAAAACTATTTTAACTCCCAGTCGCCTAAATTATTCCTACAACCAGACAGGAGATTTACTGATTGGGCGAACTGTGATGGACCAAGGAGATACTATAGGCTTTTTATTCTATGACTTGTTGGATGAAGAAATTTACGACGCGGTTTACAAATATAATGTAGACGATGTGATTTTAACGGATCAATATAATAATTTGATTTTTTCTGTGAGCAGACAAAGTGAAGACTTTATGGGGAAGTATCCTATCGGCAGTTTTCAATTTGAAAAAAATCAAGTTCATATTACTCAGTTAAACGGGAAACAATATCTCATCATAAAAAATATTCTTCACGACAGTGAATTACATTTGTATACCTTAGCTTCTATCAATTTTCAGCAGAGTCTCTTTCGTTATGCCATCATGTTTCTTGTCATTATTGGATTCCTGATGCTCATCATGTTAAAACCTTTAACGGTACATATTGCAGATAAGAATTTATATGCGATAGAAGAACTTCGAAAATCCGTATTAGAAATGGGAAAGGGGAATATGGAGTATTTACTGCGTCCCCATGTTTTTGAAGAATTTCAGGAGCTCCATGATACTTTCCGGAACATGGTACTGCAGCGTGAAGATCTTCAAAGAAAAAATAGTGAACTCATTGAAAGAAAAAGAGTTATGGAAATTAAACAGCTGGAAGAAAGGATTAATCCCCATTTTGTATTTAATGTTTTAGAAACTTTAAGGTATGAGGTTTTGATTGACCCATCTAAAGCTTCTGAGATGATCATGGCATTTGCAAATATAATGCGTTACAACATCTATTATGGAGATACTATTGTACCACTTGAGACAGACATAGAATATGTAAAAGATTATTTGCTCCTGCAAAAGATGCGCTATAATCGTCGTTTGACATACAGCATTGATATACCAGAAGAATTGATGGAATGTAAAGTCCCAAAATTGGTGCTTCAGCCCATTGTAGAAAATTCATTAAAACATGGCATGAAGAATGTTGAATCCATTCATGTAAAGATTACTGCTTCCATGGAGGATGAAAACTTAAGACTGAGTGTCGAGGATAACGGAATAGGCATTGAACCTGAAATACTGGAGGAACTAAAAGAAGATTTAGAAAGAGAAGATGTATATAAAGAACATATAGGAATGTACAATTCCCATAGAGTTGTCAGACTGCTCTATGGACCACCTTACGGCCTAAAAATAGAGAGCACTTATGGGAAAGGTACACTGGTAACTATAGTTCTTCCGATCAATAGGGGGAATGATCATGCATAA
- a CDS encoding response regulator transcription factor, whose amino-acid sequence MHKVLIVEDEDIMRKGLMFMPKWQEVNCIVVGEACNGLDGLEKIQKLQPDIVIVDINMPVMDGLEMLEKSIREYGYDAIIVSGYGEFDYARRGISLGVTEYLLKPINYTKLYEAIRKIEAKRNVKESMKNTIRQIDVEKKKLGLLEHEDTKTGNRYVDLMLQAIHEKYATRLALTDISEECQMSCTYLNVKFKNETGYTFNDYLNRYRIQKAVDLLRENKYKIYEIAEMVGFSDYKYFIKVFKKYIGHSPARFLSEN is encoded by the coding sequence ATGCATAAGGTATTAATTGTAGAAGATGAAGATATTATGCGAAAAGGCTTAATGTTTATGCCTAAATGGCAAGAAGTCAATTGTATTGTTGTGGGAGAGGCATGCAATGGTCTGGATGGTCTGGAGAAAATCCAAAAACTCCAACCCGATATAGTGATTGTAGACATTAATATGCCCGTCATGGACGGTTTAGAAATGTTAGAAAAAAGTATACGAGAATATGGCTATGATGCGATTATTGTATCAGGCTATGGAGAATTTGACTATGCAAGAAGAGGCATTAGTTTAGGGGTTACAGAATACTTACTTAAGCCGATTAATTATACCAAACTTTATGAAGCCATTCGAAAGATTGAGGCGAAGAGAAATGTGAAAGAGAGTATGAAGAATACCATTCGCCAGATTGATGTTGAAAAGAAAAAGCTAGGACTTTTGGAACATGAGGATACGAAAACAGGGAACCGCTATGTGGATCTTATGCTTCAAGCCATTCATGAGAAATATGCTACACGACTGGCCCTTACGGATATAAGTGAAGAATGCCAAATGTCCTGTACCTATCTCAATGTAAAATTCAAAAATGAAACGGGATATACATTTAATGATTATCTTAACCGATACCGTATCCAAAAAGCAGTAGATTTATTAAGAGAAAACAAGTATAAGATTTATGAAATTGCAGAGATGGTTGGTTTTTCAGATTATAAATATTTTATCAAGGTATTTAAAAAATATATCGGACATTCTCCGGCTCGTTTCTTAAGCGAAAATTAA
- a CDS encoding exonuclease domain-containing protein, translated as MNSANEINYLVGKKNSLEIHKDGVILTDHKSNISKKIEYHRLSSIFYEEATIIRLGVIGFKNKLIKNHIDYFYFSFFQRKEAEKLYSTLEVYVADYKKRKKLENQLQEKEIEPNKDSKNESSSKILRTLNNNICITASINKTVKSKSASSMILKSIYNEFIALDVETTGLDPEQDRIIEISLIKFKDGNPIDSINSLINPKIKIPKEITELTGITNEMVENENTIEDILSEIINFIGTHAIVAHNAIFDIKFLRSACRRFFDDENYYIENPIIDTLKLSRLIFKDLPNHKLPTVLDHINYSASEHHRSYADALGAAQIYLKYCDFYNQKLIEKQKDFSQDELKCYEIVKEILLKNNKSITYLKYGKAGNYIDIRNVISMLKIKLKGKKSYVLTNLDEKIIDPYRTQFAIEEAAKSESGNFRILINSPEDIYKLENLILESFKKSEEHIKSYRENVLSAEKRLQEYLMSV; from the coding sequence ATGAATTCTGCAAATGAAATAAATTATTTAGTTGGAAAAAAGAACTCTTTAGAAATTCATAAAGATGGAGTGATATTAACCGATCATAAATCAAACATATCTAAAAAAATAGAATACCACCGTTTGAGTTCAATCTTTTATGAAGAAGCAACTATAATTAGATTAGGAGTTATTGGATTTAAAAATAAACTTATAAAAAATCATATTGATTACTTTTATTTTTCTTTCTTCCAGAGGAAAGAAGCTGAAAAATTATATTCTACCTTAGAAGTTTACGTAGCCGACTATAAAAAAAGAAAAAAACTAGAAAATCAACTTCAAGAAAAAGAAATAGAGCCTAATAAGGATTCAAAAAATGAGAGCTCTTCAAAAATATTAAGGACCTTAAATAATAATATCTGCATTACTGCATCAATCAATAAGACAGTAAAATCTAAATCTGCTAGTTCAATGATACTAAAAAGTATTTATAACGAGTTTATAGCTCTAGATGTAGAAACTACTGGATTAGATCCTGAACAAGATAGAATAATTGAAATATCTTTAATTAAATTTAAGGATGGTAACCCTATTGATTCGATAAATTCACTAATCAATCCAAAAATAAAAATACCAAAAGAAATAACTGAATTAACTGGCATAACTAATGAAATGGTTGAAAATGAAAATACAATTGAAGACATTCTGTCTGAAATAATTAATTTCATAGGAACTCATGCAATAGTAGCCCATAATGCCATATTTGATATTAAATTCTTGAGATCTGCTTGCAGAAGATTCTTCGACGATGAAAACTATTATATAGAAAATCCAATAATAGACACACTAAAATTAAGTAGATTAATATTTAAGGATTTGCCTAATCATAAGCTACCAACAGTTTTAGATCATATCAACTATTCAGCTTCAGAACATCATAGAAGTTATGCAGATGCCCTAGGGGCTGCCCAGATATATCTAAAATACTGCGATTTTTATAATCAGAAGCTTATTGAAAAACAAAAGGATTTTTCTCAAGATGAGTTAAAATGCTATGAAATAGTAAAAGAAATTTTGCTAAAAAACAATAAATCAATTACCTATTTAAAATACGGAAAAGCTGGTAATTACATAGATATTCGAAATGTTATTAGTATGCTAAAAATTAAACTTAAAGGTAAAAAAAGTTATGTGCTTACAAACTTGGATGAAAAAATAATAGATCCTTATAGAACCCAATTTGCAATCGAAGAGGCTGCCAAATCTGAAAGTGGTAATTTTAGAATATTGATTAATTCACCTGAAGACATTTATAAGTTAGAAAACTTAATCCTGGAATCTTTTAAAAAATCAGAGGAACATATAAAATCCTACAGAGAGAATGTGCTAAGTGCAGAAAAAAGGCTCCAAGAATATTTAATGTCTGTCTAG